From a region of the Candidatus Gracilibacteria bacterium genome:
- a CDS encoding cell division protein FtsW, which produces MTKSVDYKLFFTVLALVVFGMIMISSVSVYGSFRVTSSMASAGLIESAYNHFYVIRNITHVIISFALIGVLVKIPYKYYEIYSKQIFGFSLFLLVLVLIIGQSYKGATGWISIPGVPFTIQPTEFLKFSVIIYLAAFFKQYKKYLHTFYEGFVPFALVLGVILILVGAQPDFGTILVVVPVTFMMFFIAGANVRYLLLLLVLGISFAVGIYLAGDYDPVTGKNENTLGYITQRMDNFLADNQDAINNKTINYQTEQALIAIGSGGFAGLGFGQSIQKFGYLPEVQGDFIFSVIVEELGFVGALVLLGLYLYIGYRGLLISRYSKDPFAQYAAFGITTWILLQACINIGVNLNIVPLTGITLPFISYGGSSLLSLSLGLAVLLSISRDIDPDEYNKKHKRTKQFSLRKFLGV; this is translated from the coding sequence ATGACTAAATCTGTCGATTATAAGCTATTTTTTACAGTTCTTGCTCTTGTAGTTTTTTGAATGATTATGATAAGCTCTGTTTCTGTTTATGGATCATTTCGTGTTACTAGTTCTATGGCTAGTGCTGGACTCATCGAATCAGCGTACAATCACTTTTATGTAATTAGAAACATTACTCATGTTATTATTTCCTTCGCTTTAATTGGTGTACTTGTTAAAATACCTTATAAATACTATGAAATATATTCGAAACAAATATTTGGATTTTCGTTATTTTTATTAGTACTTGTACTTATTATCTGACAAAGTTATAAGTGAGCCACGTGATGGATTTCTATTCCTTGAGTCCCTTTTACTATACAACCTACGGAGTTTCTTAAGTTTTCTGTGATAATTTATCTTGCAGCATTTTTCAAACAATATAAAAAATATCTCCATACATTTTATGAGTGATTCGTTCCTTTTGCACTCGTTCTCTGAGTTATACTCATATTAGTGTGAGCTCAACCAGATTTTTGAACAATTCTTGTTGTAGTTCCCGTTACATTCATGATGTTTTTTATTGCAGGTGCCAATGTTAGATATTTATTATTATTGCTGGTACTTTGAATTAGTTTTGCGGTTTGAATATATCTTGCATGAGATTATGATCCAGTGACTGGTAAAAATGAAAATACACTTTGATATATTACTCAGAGAATGGATAACTTCCTTGCTGATAATCAAGACGCTATTAATAACAAAACTATTAACTATCAGACTGAACAAGCCCTTATTGCTATTTGAAGTGGTTGATTTGCAGGTCTATGATTTGGGCAATCTATACAAAAATTTTGATACCTCCCAGAAGTTCAGTGAGATTTTATATTTTCTGTAATTGTTGAAGAACTTGGATTTGTTTGAGCACTCGTACTATTATGACTCTATCTGTATATATGATATCGATGACTCCTTATCTCTCGATATTCTAAAGATCCATTTGCGCAATATGCAGCATTTTGAATAACGACTTGGATACTATTACAAGCGTGTATAAATATTTGAGTAAACCTCAATATTGTTCCACTTACTTGAATCACACTTCCATTTATTAGTTACGGATGATCTTCACTCTTATCACTATCACTTTGACTCGCAGTACTTCTCTCAATTTCTAGAGATATAGACCCAGATGAGTACAATAAAAAGCATAAAAGAACAAAACAATTCTCACTAAGAAAATTTCTATGAGTATAA
- a CDS encoding response regulator transcription factor — MKKICIIEDDQGILNSLKLYLENSDFGVVTFESGDGASEFIGKENPNLVILDINLPVIDGIEVCKQVRIKSDVPIIMLTARGGEGDRIDGLESGADDYIAKPFSPRELLARINSILRRSNEKKQEELSESPHILKFNDIEIDTQKNEVRVLGEVISLTKNEYDILVKIVSAQGNMISRDVLMKEVIGYENYMYDRTIDTHIKNLRKKLGSKDTIVTIRGKGYRLNI, encoded by the coding sequence ATGAAAAAGATTTGTATAATCGAGGATGACCAAGGGATTCTTAATTCCTTGAAGCTCTATTTAGAAAATTCTGACTTTTGAGTAGTCACATTTGAATCTTGAGATGGTGCAAGTGAATTCATAGGCAAAGAGAATCCTAATTTAGTGATTTTAGATATTAATTTACCTGTTATTGATGGGATAGAAGTATGTAAACAAGTACGTATTAAATCAGATGTTCCAATTATAATGCTTACTGCAAGAGGATGAGAATGAGATAGGATTGATGGGCTTGAATCTGGTGCAGATGACTATATTGCAAAACCATTTTCTCCAAGAGAGCTTTTAGCTAGAATTAATTCTATACTCAGAAGAAGTAATGAAAAAAAACAAGAAGAGCTTTCAGAAAGCCCTCATATACTTAAATTTAATGATATAGAAATTGATACTCAAAAAAACGAAGTAAGGGTACTGGGTGAAGTTATATCACTTACTAAAAATGAATATGATATACTCGTGAAAATTGTTTCAGCGCAATGAAATATGATAAGTCGAGATGTTCTTATGAAGGAAGTAATATGATATGAAAACTACATGTATGACAGAACTATAGATACACATATAAAAAATTTGAGAAAGAAGCTTGGTTCAAAAGATACAATAGTCACAATTCGTGGGAAATGATACCGATTAAATATATAA
- the rnc gene encoding ribonuclease III, producing MVITKKAVDSEVCSIKVGQLLEKLNIPHTNISLFILAFIHRSIVNERNDYAPEHNERLEFLGDAILELVITEQLYNDFPSTQEGELTDMRSALVRGRNLAEIAKNLNFQEYLILGKGEEKSGGRENDYILANTVESFLGALYLDSGFELARDFIKKHIYSTLGNLQKNKLFKDFKTLLQEYTQATVDITPHYEVLEDIGPDHDKTYTVGVYIGSKHIGIGKGSSKKKAQEAAAENAYQQFNI from the coding sequence TTGGTCATTACAAAAAAAGCCGTAGATTCAGAAGTTTGCTCTATTAAAGTAGGACAACTTCTAGAAAAATTAAACATTCCGCATACAAATATATCACTTTTCATATTGGCATTCATTCATAGATCTATAGTGAACGAGCGAAATGATTATGCACCTGAGCATAACGAAAGACTTGAGTTTCTCTGAGATGCTATTTTAGAACTAGTTATCACAGAGCAGTTATATAATGATTTTCCAAGCACTCAAGAATGAGAGCTTACAGATATGAGATCTGCACTCGTTCGATGAAGAAACTTAGCTGAAATAGCTAAAAATCTTAATTTTCAAGAGTATCTCATTTTATGAAAATGAGAAGAAAAATCCTGATGAAGAGAAAACGATTATATACTAGCTAATACTGTTGAATCATTTCTTGGTGCACTCTATCTAGATTCTGGTTTTGAGCTAGCTCGAGATTTTATCAAAAAACATATATATAGTACATTATGAAATCTTCAAAAAAATAAGTTGTTTAAAGATTTTAAAACACTTCTTCAGGAGTATACTCAAGCAACCGTAGATATTACACCTCATTATGAGGTATTAGAGGATATTTGACCTGATCATGACAAGACCTATACTGTCTGAGTGTATATATGATCGAAGCATATTTGAATCTGAAAATGAAGTAGTAAGAAAAAAGCTCAAGAAGCTGCTGCTGAAAACGCCTATCAACAATTTAATATTTAA
- a CDS encoding methionine adenosyltransferase — MKHFISAESVTCGHPDKICDQISDAILDACLAEDPESRVACECLVTTGTIIVSGEITTNAWVNFQDIARKVVADIGYTSLEAGFSANDVSVQILINSQSPDIAQGVDTGGAGDQGIMFGYASNENEAYMPTPIYLAHKLARRLEVVRKQGTLPYLQPDGKTQVSCEYEDGKLLRVATVVVSNQHKSSVDMPELRAGIEKEVIKHELGDLIDENTVFHINPTGKFVIGGPKGDAGLTGRKIIIDTYGGIGRHGGGAFSGKDPSKVDRSAAYMARYLAKNIVAAGLGDICEIQLAYAIGVVEPVSIYVDITGGVASEESIITCIRKNFDLSQRGIIKFLDLKKPIFQKTATYGHFGRDDVSWEELKSIELFKSLK; from the coding sequence ATGAAACACTTCATAAGTGCAGAATCTGTAACCTGCGGTCATCCTGATAAAATATGTGATCAAATTAGTGATGCTATACTTGATGCATGTCTTGCGGAAGATCCTGAATCAAGAGTTGCATGTGAATGTCTTGTTACTACATGAACGATTATAGTTTCTTGAGAAATAACCACAAACGCATGGGTTAATTTTCAAGATATTGCTCGAAAAGTTGTAGCTGATATTGGATATACAAGTTTAGAGGCTGGTTTTTCAGCTAATGATGTTTCGGTACAAATCCTTATAAATTCTCAATCACCAGATATAGCTCAATGAGTAGATACTGGATGAGCTGGAGACCAATGAATTATGTTTGGGTATGCTAGCAATGAAAATGAAGCGTATATGCCTACTCCTATTTATCTAGCTCATAAACTAGCAAGAAGATTAGAAGTTGTAAGAAAGCAATGAACACTTCCTTACTTACAACCAGATGGGAAAACTCAAGTAAGTTGTGAATATGAAGACTGAAAATTACTCAGAGTAGCCACGGTTGTTGTATCTAATCAGCACAAATCAAGTGTAGATATGCCAGAACTCAGAGCTTGAATTGAAAAAGAAGTGATTAAACATGAACTATGAGACCTTATAGATGAAAATACTGTATTTCATATTAATCCAACTGGAAAGTTTGTAATTGGTTGACCAAAGTGAGATGCAGGATTAACTTGAAGAAAAATAATTATAGATACGTACGGTTGAATTGGTCGACATGGATGAGGTGCATTCTCAGGAAAAGATCCTTCAAAAGTAGATAGATCTGCTGCGTATATGGCTCGTTATCTGGCAAAAAATATAGTGGCTGCTGGACTCTGAGATATCTGTGAAATACAACTTGCCTATGCAATTTGAGTCGTAGAACCAGTAAGTATATATGTTGATATAACTTGATGAGTTGCATCTGAAGAAAGTATTATCACTTGCATTAGAAAGAATTTCGATCTCTCACAACGATGAATCATAAAATTTTTAGACTTAAAAAAACCTATATTTCAAAAAACTGCAACGTACTGACATTTTGGAAGAGACGACGTGAGTTGGGAAGAACTAAAGAGCATAGAACTATTTAAAAGTTTAAAATAA
- a CDS encoding tRNA-dihydrouridine synthase family protein — protein sequence MSKSFWQDQLQIHEKLCFLAPMDGYGDSAYRQSMKRVAPHVYCISEFYSADGLIHSKFLADSVLPHQTIEDPLIIQIFGKDPEVFAKAAKIISDPKYNIAGIDVNMGCPAKKVVRSGHGSSLLINEQTAFDIVKALDEATHLPISVKTRLSFDGNQDLIAFAQGLQKSGAKLVTIHGRTAKQAYTGNADFTNIYELQKHVDIPVIGNGDVENYDDGMKKAQNLNGFMIGRRSFGNPWAFLGKKHFETDTWKDHVNGFKDGIYYPTLGEMLEAMDFHADKLVATKGEKKGSLEIRKHLVQYIKSFPGVKEYRKRLVTTESYSQTQETILELRQKFSADLLKRPGLGEIE from the coding sequence ATGTCAAAAAGCTTCTGGCAAGACCAATTACAAATACATGAGAAACTCTGTTTTCTCGCACCTATGGATGGATATGGTGACAGTGCCTACAGACAATCGATGAAAAGAGTTGCTCCACACGTATACTGTATAAGTGAGTTTTATAGTGCTGACTGACTTATACATTCTAAATTTTTAGCAGATAGTGTTCTTCCGCATCAAACTATTGAGGATCCACTTATCATTCAAATATTTGGTAAAGACCCTGAAGTATTTGCAAAAGCAGCAAAAATAATATCAGACCCTAAGTATAACATAGCTGGAATAGATGTAAACATGGGTTGCCCTGCAAAAAAAGTGGTTCGAAGCTGACATGGTTCAAGTTTGCTCATTAATGAACAAACAGCTTTTGACATAGTAAAAGCACTAGACGAAGCGACACATTTACCAATTTCTGTTAAAACAAGGCTCAGTTTTGATGGAAATCAAGATCTTATTGCATTTGCACAGTGACTTCAGAAATCAGGTGCAAAACTTGTAACCATTCATGGAAGAACTGCGAAACAAGCTTATACTGGTAATGCTGACTTCACTAATATATATGAATTACAAAAACATGTTGATATACCAGTCATATGAAATGGTGATGTAGAAAACTATGATGATGGGATGAAAAAAGCTCAAAATCTCAATGGATTTATGATATGAAGAAGAAGTTTTTGAAATCCATGGGCATTTTTATGAAAAAAACATTTTGAAACTGATACTTGGAAGGATCACGTAAATTGATTCAAAGATGGAATCTATTATCCAACTCTTTGAGAAATGCTTGAGGCAATGGATTTTCATGCAGATAAACTCGTCGCAACTAAATGAGAAAAAAAATGATCTCTTGAAATTAGAAAACATCTCGTTCAATATATAAAAAGCTTCCCTGGAGTGAAAGAATATAGAAAAAGACTTGTAACAACTGAATCATACTCTCAAACGCAAGAAACTATTTTAGAACTCAGACAAAAATTTTCTGCAGATTTACTCAAAAGACCTGGACTTGGAGAAATAGAATAA
- the topA gene encoding type I DNA topoisomerase: MAKNLVIVESPAKGKTIEKFLGKDYQVVASMGHIRDLPQKSLGIDIENNFTPEYGISEDKEKTVNNLKKLAKGAETVWIATDEDREGEAIGWHLCQALDLDPKVTQRIVFHEITKTAILKAVENPRTIDIDLVDAQQARRLLDRLVGYKVSPVLWKKIRKGLSAGRVQSVAVKLIVEKEREILAFNPVESWKITVQLNFSGSIFSAVFAKIDGKVKKLKSKEDVQKILATLIDTISSIKETKNKKDMTELSHDSELEFTLQESIKKDSKRSPGAPFTTSTLQQEGARKFGFGVKQTMMVAQKLYEGIDLGNGERQGLITYMRTDSMNLSELALTQAKEVITSSFGKQYHKKRAYTTKSAGAQEAHEAIRPTDLSITPESLKGDLDAQQLKLYTLIWKRTLASQMEDAIVEVTSYHFSPNKASNQTWTSKGEVIKFDGFMTLYIEGTDDEEEVEESGMLPAISEGEIALSKNITGTQTFSRPPARFTEASLVKKLEAEGIGRPSTYAPTISTIIDRGYVEKLDKKYLHPTETAFTVTDFLQEYFTQMMEYSFTKSVEEEFDTIAEGKVKFQTMLSKFWEGTLKKSIEEAGEKAEKVVELVGKKCPLCENELVFKFSKAGKFIGCSNYPECKHIEQPKEERDMLDGLRAKYEGKPCPDGIEGTVVVKVGRFGPFLASSEYPKIKWIGKIKSEKDELLESILAKKGLLVDEETGEEMVVKGSRRGPFLAAKNYPDVKIAKNIPKDVWEELNALMAAADEKEETEV, translated from the coding sequence ATGGCAAAAAATCTCGTTATAGTCGAATCACCAGCTAAATGAAAAACAATTGAAAAGTTCTTATGAAAAGATTATCAAGTAGTAGCCTCTATGGGACATATTCGAGACCTTCCTCAAAAAAGTCTTTGAATCGATATTGAAAATAATTTTACCCCAGAGTATTGAATATCTGAAGATAAAGAAAAAACAGTCAATAATCTAAAAAAACTCGCAAAATGAGCAGAAACTGTTTGGATAGCAACGGATGAGGATAGAGAATGAGAAGCAATTGGTTGGCATTTATGTCAGGCTCTAGATCTAGATCCAAAAGTGACTCAAAGAATTGTATTTCATGAGATTACTAAAACTGCAATACTCAAGGCAGTTGAAAATCCGAGAACTATAGATATTGATCTCGTAGATGCGCAACAAGCTCGAAGACTCCTAGATAGACTCGTTTGATATAAAGTATCACCAGTTTTATGGAAAAAAATTAGAAAATGACTCTCTGCTTGAAGAGTTCAATCAGTGGCAGTGAAACTTATAGTTGAAAAAGAAAGAGAGATTCTTGCATTCAACCCGGTAGAGAGTTGGAAAATAACAGTTCAACTTAACTTTAGCTGAAGTATTTTTTCAGCTGTATTTGCAAAAATAGACTGAAAAGTAAAAAAACTTAAATCGAAAGAAGATGTTCAAAAAATTCTGGCTACACTTATAGATACAATCAGCTCTATCAAAGAAACTAAGAATAAAAAAGATATGACAGAACTTTCTCATGACAGTGAGTTAGAGTTTACACTACAAGAAAGTATAAAGAAAGACTCCAAGAGATCTCCAGGTGCTCCTTTTACCACGTCTACGCTTCAACAAGAATGAGCTCGAAAATTTGGGTTTGGAGTAAAACAAACCATGATGGTAGCTCAAAAGCTCTATGAAGGTATAGACCTTTGAAATGGAGAAAGACAAGGGCTCATCACTTATATGAGAACTGATAGTATGAATCTATCAGAACTTGCACTCACACAGGCAAAAGAAGTCATAACATCATCATTTTGAAAACAGTATCACAAAAAGAGAGCTTACACAACGAAGTCAGCAGGAGCACAAGAAGCTCATGAAGCAATTAGACCTACGGATTTATCTATTACTCCAGAGAGTCTCAAATGAGATCTCGATGCACAGCAACTTAAACTCTATACACTCATTTGGAAACGTACACTTGCGAGTCAAATGGAGGATGCAATTGTTGAGGTAACAAGCTATCATTTTTCTCCAAATAAAGCATCAAATCAAACTTGGACGAGTAAAGGTGAAGTAATAAAATTTGATGGATTTATGACACTTTATATTGAAGGGACTGATGATGAAGAAGAAGTCGAAGAATCTGGTATGCTTCCAGCTATAAGTGAAGGCGAGATAGCTCTTTCAAAGAATATCACTGGAACTCAAACATTCTCTCGACCACCAGCTCGATTTACTGAAGCCAGTCTTGTAAAAAAACTCGAAGCAGAATGAATTGGTCGGCCTTCTACCTACGCACCAACAATATCTACCATTATTGATAGAGGCTATGTTGAAAAACTTGATAAAAAATATCTGCATCCAACTGAAACAGCTTTTACTGTTACAGATTTTCTTCAAGAGTATTTCACTCAAATGATGGAATACAGTTTTACAAAGTCAGTAGAGGAAGAATTTGATACTATAGCAGAAGGTAAGGTAAAATTTCAAACTATGCTTTCTAAGTTTTGGGAATGAACTCTCAAAAAAAGCATTGAAGAAGCATGAGAAAAAGCTGAAAAAGTCGTAGAACTTGTTGGTAAAAAATGTCCTCTATGTGAAAATGAACTTGTGTTCAAATTTTCAAAAGCTTGAAAATTTATAGGATGTTCAAATTATCCAGAATGTAAACATATAGAACAACCTAAAGAGGAAAGAGATATGCTCGATTGACTCAGAGCAAAATACGAATGAAAACCTTGTCCAGACGGAATAGAGGGGACTGTAGTTGTAAAAGTCTGAAGATTCGGTCCATTTCTCGCGAGTAGTGAGTATCCAAAAATAAAGTGGATAGGGAAGATTAAATCTGAAAAAGATGAGCTTCTCGAGTCTATTCTTGCTAAAAAAGGATTACTCGTAGATGAGGAAACTTGAGAAGAGATGGTAGTGAAATGATCGAGACGATGACCATTTCTCGCAGCCAAGAACTATCCCGATGTCAAAATAGCAAAAAATATTCCAAAAGATGTGTGGGAAGAACTCAATGCACTGATGGCAGCAGCTGATGAGAAAGAGGAAACTGAAGTGTAA
- a CDS encoding HAMP domain-containing histidine kinase — translation MSLSKKFVIMLIVSVVSIAILNIATFYGLYSYFIRLYLSEKIESRQDVTIEFINNIIERQTLEDVDTIFSDVEIEFFELLDINNGVIPLAKDENINIVVDYLVKSGVTPKYIEEIIPENNLEKIVTLLRDPDSPESNFVQRLLFSLVIINFLILSFLAIIIWYFTKKIISPIQKATREIQSMKYGYTNSEIHYDKKDEIGLLIQSINNLNKRLSYQENIRNRLLADISHELKTPITSIQCYLEGISDGVIELTEANLGAITSEMTRLIELVNQIMEYEKFENAQLELSKNSVNPLDLLNQVKETQEVYLQEKNQTIILNGSRNIEIFLDESLFIQLAYNLIGNFIKYAGVDSTLCIELDSQSIKFSDNGNGISKREIPFITEKFYQGKTEKTGNAKSRGIGVGLSIVKKICEAHNWDYKIDSDTGVGFSIMITF, via the coding sequence ATGTCACTTTCAAAAAAGTTCGTCATTATGCTTATCGTGAGTGTAGTAAGTATAGCTATATTAAACATAGCTACTTTTTACGGTCTTTATAGTTATTTTATACGGCTCTATTTGTCAGAAAAAATTGAATCAAGACAAGATGTAACTATAGAGTTTATTAATAATATTATTGAAAGACAAACTCTTGAAGATGTCGATACTATATTTTCAGATGTAGAAATCGAGTTTTTTGAGTTGCTCGATATAAATAATTGAGTTATTCCTTTAGCTAAAGATGAGAATATCAACATAGTAGTGGATTACCTAGTAAAAAGTTGAGTGACTCCAAAGTATATTGAGGAAATTATTCCAGAAAATAATTTAGAAAAAATTGTTACACTCCTTCGTGATCCTGATAGTCCAGAATCCAATTTTGTTCAAAGATTATTATTTTCACTGGTAATTATAAATTTTTTGATACTGAGTTTTTTAGCAATAATTATATGGTATTTTACAAAGAAAATAATTTCTCCTATCCAAAAAGCAACCCGAGAAATACAATCAATGAAATATTGATATACAAATTCTGAAATCCATTACGATAAAAAAGACGAAATCTGACTTTTGATTCAATCAATTAATAACCTTAACAAAAGACTTTCTTATCAAGAAAATATAAGAAATAGACTTTTAGCTGATATTTCTCACGAACTCAAAACACCGATAACCTCAATACAATGTTACCTAGAATGAATCTCTGATGGTGTCATTGAGCTTACAGAAGCTAATTTATGAGCCATTACTTCTGAAATGACTCGACTCATTGAGTTGGTAAATCAAATTATGGAATATGAAAAATTTGAAAATGCTCAACTGGAACTTAGTAAAAATTCAGTAAATCCCCTAGATTTACTGAATCAAGTGAAGGAAACACAAGAAGTCTATCTCCAAGAAAAGAATCAAACGATTATACTTAATGGATCAAGAAATATAGAGATATTTCTTGATGAGAGTCTCTTTATCCAACTCGCTTATAATCTCATTTGAAATTTCATTAAGTATGCATGAGTTGACTCTACTCTCTGTATAGAGCTTGATTCACAATCCATAAAGTTTTCTGATAATTGAAACGGTATTTCTAAACGAGAAATTCCATTTATAACTGAGAAATTTTATCAAGGTAAAACTGAAAAAACTTGAAATGCAAAATCTAGATGAATTGGTGTATGACTCTCAATAGTTAAAAAAATTTGTGAAGCTCATAACTGGGATTACAAAATAGATTCCGATACTTGAGTGTGATTTAGCATTATGATCACGTTTTAG
- a CDS encoding glycine--tRNA ligase, whose translation MTTKVEMKDIVNLCQNRGFVYPGSEIYGGLANSWDYGPYGSLLKENIKNLWLKEFVQKRMDTMLLDASLIMNPKVWEASGHVGGFADPLMDCKGCKTRHRADKLVDAKLKDGTPEPSGYAGDKTESARLKEIIDELDITCPECGEKNFSEIKKFNLMLKTFLGVTEDGAAQAYLRPETAQGQFVDFVNVARSSRRKLPFGIAQVGKSFRNEITPGNFIFRTREFEQMEMEYFVTPGEDDAAFAEWKAESNRYLTEVIGLKAENVKFVQIKQEELPHYSKEAGDFEYNYPFGWGEIETLANRTDYDLKAHMTASGQNLSYFDAVNNKRFLPFVIEPAMGLGRITLAALCDAYTVEEERTYLKLEPRVAPIKVGVLPVVKKLGDLGKEIYKQLSEEFVCEYDDVGSVGKRYARMDEIGTPFCVTIDSTNYDEGNVTVRHRDSMEQEIVKISELNKYIIERLK comes from the coding sequence ATGACAACAAAAGTGGAAATGAAAGACATAGTAAATCTTTGTCAAAATAGATGATTTGTGTACCCTGGAAGTGAAATTTATGGATGACTTGCAAATTCATGGGATTATGGACCATATGGTTCTCTTCTCAAAGAAAATATCAAAAATCTTTGGCTTAAAGAATTTGTCCAAAAAAGAATGGATACTATGTTACTTGATGCCTCACTCATCATGAATCCTAAAGTTTGGGAAGCTAGTTGACACGTCGGTTGATTTGCAGATCCACTGATGGATTGTAAATGATGTAAAACTCGTCACAGAGCAGATAAACTCGTTGACGCGAAACTAAAAGACGGAACTCCTGAACCATCATGATATGCGTGAGATAAAACTGAATCAGCTAGATTAAAAGAAATAATTGATGAATTAGATATTACATGTCCTGAGTGTGGAGAAAAAAACTTCTCAGAAATTAAAAAATTTAATTTGATGCTTAAAACTTTTCTTGGTGTTACAGAAGATGGAGCAGCTCAAGCTTATCTCAGACCAGAAACGGCTCAGGGGCAATTTGTTGATTTTGTAAATGTAGCAAGAAGCTCTCGAAGAAAACTACCTTTTGGTATTGCCCAAGTAGGGAAGAGTTTTAGAAATGAAATCACACCTGGAAACTTCATATTTAGAACGCGAGAATTTGAGCAAATGGAGATGGAATACTTTGTAACACCGTGAGAAGATGATGCAGCATTTGCAGAATGGAAAGCGGAATCAAATAGGTACCTAACTGAAGTAATCTGACTGAAAGCTGAAAATGTTAAGTTTGTTCAAATAAAACAAGAAGAACTTCCACATTATTCAAAAGAAGCTGGAGATTTTGAGTATAACTATCCGTTTGGTTGGTGAGAAATAGAAACACTGGCTAATAGAACAGACTATGATCTCAAGGCTCATATGACAGCTTCAGGACAAAACCTCAGTTATTTTGATGCTGTTAATAATAAAAGATTTCTTCCGTTTGTTATAGAGCCAGCAATGGGTCTTGGTCGAATTACTCTTGCAGCACTTTGTGACGCGTATACTGTTGAAGAAGAGAGAACATATCTTAAGTTAGAACCAAGAGTTGCTCCAATTAAGGTCTGAGTTCTTCCAGTTGTTAAAAAGCTTTGAGATTTAGGGAAAGAAATATATAAGCAATTATCCGAAGAGTTTGTATGTGAATATGATGATGTGGGTTCAGTAGGGAAGAGATATGCTCGAATGGACGAAATAGGGACTCCATTTTGCGTAACTATTGATTCTACTAATTATGATGAATGAAATGTTACTGTAAGACACAGAGACTCAATGGAACAGGAAATAGTAAAAATATCTGAACTGAATAAATATATAATTGAGAGATTGAAATAA
- the rpmF gene encoding 50S ribosomal protein L32, which translates to MSFAPKKKTSKHRSRQRTTNWIKLSAKKLWDRVSLNAEGNGLSHFADENGMYKGRQVVAVKKSKQKVTRI; encoded by the coding sequence ATGTCATTTGCTCCTAAGAAAAAAACATCAAAACACAGAAGTAGACAACGAACTACAAACTGGATTAAATTATCAGCGAAAAAACTATGGGACAGAGTTTCTCTTAATGCTGAAGGAAATGGTCTTTCTCATTTTGCAGACGAAAATGGAATGTACAAAGGTCGACAAGTAGTCGCAGTTAAAAAATCTAAACAAAAAGTAACTCGAATATAA